The Spiroplasma endosymbiont of Atherix ibis nucleotide sequence AAGCAAGATGTTTATTGTGATGAATGTATCAAAGATAGATTAAAAGTTAAATTAAAAATAACTAATATGACTGCTTTTGAAATAGGTTTAGTATTACAAGAAAGAAATTTTAATGTTGGAAATTTAAAGTAAATTAAATTGCTTACTAGTATAACTAAATTTTTAAGAAAACAATTTAAACAAGGTGATGAACTTTATTTATATGATATAACTAATATTTTTAAAAATGATGAGTGAATAGAATATGAAAAATTAAAATAAATGAAAAAATTTGATTTTATTAAAGAAATGGAGTTTTAAAAAAATGGAGTAATATTTTCAGATCCTAATAGAGAAAGTTTTAATAAGGAAAAAATATAGAAAGAAGTTGATTAAATGACTAAACTAGTTATATTAGAATCACCTGGTAAAATTAAAAAAGTAAGTCAGTTTTTAAAAGAAATTGACAAAACTAATAATTATATTGTAAAAGCTTAAATTGGACATGTTAGAGAACTTTCAAATAAAAATGACTTTAATATGGGAATTGATTTAAAACAAATGAATCCTATTTATAAAGTTTCAAATGACAAAAAGCAAGTTATAAGTGAATTAATTGAACAAGCTAAAAAAGTAAAAGAAATAATTATTGCAACAGATCCTGATAGAGAAGGTGAAGCAATTGCTTTTCATTTATTTGAAATATTAAAAAAATATAATAATAATTTTAAAAGAATGAGATTAAATGCTATTACAAAAGAATGTATTTAAAAAGAATTAAATAACTTGAATGAAATAAACCAAAATTATGTAAACTCTGCTATTACAAGGCAAATGCTTTATAGAATGGTTGGGTTTAGAATTTCACCAATTTTACAAAAAACTATTGGAGCTGCAAGTGCAGGAAGAGTACAAAGTGCAGTGTTAAAA carries:
- a CDS encoding toprim domain-containing protein — translated: MGHVRELSNKNDFNMGIDLKQMNPIYKVSNDKKQVISELIEQAKKVKEIIIATDPDREGEAIAFHLFEILKKYNNNFKRMRLNAITKECI